Proteins encoded within one genomic window of Xylophilus sp. GOD-11R:
- a CDS encoding NAD(P)-dependent alcohol dehydrogenase, translating to MTQALAYAATSAETPLAPLTIERRAPGELDVALDVLFCGVCHSDLHTARNEWKNTLYPSVPGHEIVGRVTAVGSLVSKFKVGDIVGVGCMVDSCQHCQPCTDGIEQYCENGFTGTYNGPMFGGENTFGGYSSAMVVRESFVLKISHDEASLAAVAPLLCAGITTYSPLRQWNIGPGSKVGVVGLGGLGHMGVKIAAAMGAHVVLFTTSASKREDALRLGASEVVVSRNPEEMAAQAGKLDFILNTVAAPHDLDAFLALLKLDGTMTLVGAPDSPHPSPNVFSLILKRRRLAGSLIGGIRETQEMLDFCAKHGIVSDIEVIRMDEINGAYERMLKSDVKYRFVVDMGTIR from the coding sequence ATGACCCAAGCGCTCGCCTACGCCGCCACCTCCGCCGAGACCCCGCTGGCCCCGTTGACCATCGAACGCCGCGCTCCGGGCGAACTCGACGTCGCGCTCGACGTGCTGTTCTGCGGCGTTTGCCACTCGGATCTGCACACCGCCCGCAACGAATGGAAGAACACTCTCTATCCCTCGGTGCCCGGCCACGAGATCGTCGGCCGCGTCACCGCGGTGGGTTCGCTGGTGAGCAAGTTCAAGGTCGGCGACATCGTCGGCGTGGGCTGCATGGTCGACAGCTGCCAGCATTGCCAGCCCTGCACGGACGGCATCGAGCAGTACTGCGAAAACGGTTTCACCGGCACCTACAACGGTCCGATGTTCGGCGGCGAGAACACCTTCGGCGGCTATTCCAGCGCCATGGTCGTGCGCGAGAGCTTCGTGCTGAAGATCAGCCACGACGAGGCCTCGCTCGCGGCCGTCGCGCCGCTGCTGTGCGCGGGCATCACCACCTATTCGCCGCTGCGGCAGTGGAATATCGGACCGGGCTCCAAGGTGGGGGTGGTCGGGCTGGGTGGGCTCGGCCACATGGGCGTGAAGATCGCGGCGGCGATGGGCGCGCATGTGGTGCTGTTCACCACTTCTGCCAGCAAGCGCGAGGATGCGTTGCGGCTGGGGGCTAGCGAGGTGGTGGTTTCTCGCAACCCTGAGGAGATGGCTGCTCAGGCGGGGAAGCTGGATTTCATCCTCAACACCGTGGCCGCGCCGCATGATCTCGATGCTTTTCTGGCCCTGCTCAAGCTCGATGGGACGATGACGCTGGTCGGGGCGCCTGATTCTCCGCATCCCTCGCCCAATGTGTTCAGCCTGATCCTCAAGCGTCGGCGCCTGGCTGGCTCGCTTATCGGTGGCATCCGCGAGACGCAGGAAATGCTTGATTTTTGTGCCAAGCACGGGATTGTGTCGGATATTGAAGTTATTCGGATGGATGAGATTAATGGGGCTTATGAGCGGATGCTCAAGAGCGATGTCAAGTATCGGTTCGTGGTGGATATGGGGACTATTCGCTGA
- a CDS encoding DUF3175 domain-containing protein, whose protein sequence is MADSKRWSQHVTETSDAMDLKDGVFKQTDPKKIARSLKASAEHSDRRKAEPFRSAMSMLNFYINRAGEHLEAAQRKHLDDAKDELRALYGKPAAGASKKKQTGNKPAKRPQEGPGRA, encoded by the coding sequence ATGGCTGACAGCAAGCGATGGTCGCAGCACGTGACCGAAACCAGTGACGCGATGGACCTGAAGGACGGCGTCTTCAAGCAGACCGACCCGAAGAAGATCGCCCGCTCGCTCAAGGCCTCGGCCGAGCACAGCGACCGCCGCAAAGCCGAGCCTTTTCGCTCGGCGATGTCGATGCTCAACTTCTACATCAACCGCGCCGGCGAGCATCTGGAAGCCGCGCAGCGCAAGCACCTCGACGATGCCAAGGACGAGCTGCGCGCGCTCTACGGCAAGCCCGCCGCGGGCGCTTCGAAGAAAAAGCAGACCGGGAACAAGCCGGCCAAGCGCCCCCAGGAAGGCCCGGGCAGGGCCTGA
- a CDS encoding NAD(+) synthase gives MTSSDLPFHNPYRHGFARLGVAVPRNRVADPVFNAAETIRLYREACTQGAALVAFPELGLSAYTCEDLFHQSALLDACEVALQAVVDASREVAAVAIVGLPLRVEHRLFNCAAVVAGGRLLGVLPKTYLPNYGEFYEARQFNGADTALATEIELCGTVAPFGTDLLFQARQLPLLKLHVEICEDVWVPIPPSSYAALAGATVLVNLSASNITIGKSEYRHKLVSLQSARCQAAYLYSSAGIGESTTDLAWDGQALIYEAGELLAESERFSNQSHLILADADLERMSRERMRQNSFGTSVQKHRQQLSGWRTVVFDLPLPATVPGGLMRRLERFPYVPSDAASRDERCHETFNIQVQSLVQRLEASKIQKVVIGVSGGLDSTHTLLVLAQTMDRLGLPRSNILGFTMPGFATSERTLQQAHQLMAAIGCTAREIDIRPSCIQMLADLGHPFHDGKPVYDITFENVQAGERTSHLFRLANFHNAIVAGTGDLSELALGWCTYGVGDHMSHYNVNASVPKTLIKHLVRWVADTGLLGGDGSTVLRNILSTEISPELIPHEAAGGGAQPGQRTEDTIGPYELQDFHLYYTVRYGFRPGKVAYLAYSAWHDREIGGWPEDLLDPHHEYSLAEIRKHLRTFVWRFFQISQFKRSCVPNAPKIGSGGSLSPRGDWRAPSDSESAVWMADLENIPME, from the coding sequence GTGACTTCCAGCGACCTTCCTTTCCACAACCCCTACCGCCACGGCTTTGCCCGACTGGGCGTGGCGGTGCCCCGCAACCGGGTGGCCGATCCGGTTTTCAATGCGGCCGAGACCATTCGCCTCTACCGCGAAGCCTGCACCCAAGGGGCCGCGCTGGTGGCTTTTCCGGAACTGGGCCTTTCGGCCTATACCTGCGAAGATCTTTTTCATCAGAGCGCCCTGCTCGACGCCTGCGAGGTCGCGCTGCAGGCGGTGGTCGACGCCTCGCGCGAGGTCGCGGCGGTGGCGATCGTCGGATTGCCGCTGCGGGTGGAGCACCGGCTGTTCAACTGCGCGGCGGTCGTCGCCGGCGGACGGCTCCTCGGGGTGCTGCCCAAGACCTACCTGCCCAACTACGGCGAGTTCTACGAGGCCCGCCAGTTCAACGGCGCCGACACCGCCCTGGCCACCGAGATCGAGCTCTGCGGCACGGTCGCGCCCTTCGGCACCGACCTGCTCTTCCAGGCGCGACAGTTGCCGCTGCTCAAGCTCCACGTGGAGATCTGCGAGGACGTCTGGGTGCCGATCCCGCCCAGCAGCTACGCGGCGCTGGCCGGCGCGACGGTGCTGGTCAACCTGTCGGCATCCAACATCACCATCGGCAAGTCGGAGTACCGGCACAAACTGGTGAGTCTGCAATCGGCACGTTGCCAGGCGGCCTATCTGTATTCGTCGGCCGGCATCGGCGAGTCGACCACCGACCTGGCCTGGGACGGCCAGGCGCTGATCTACGAGGCCGGTGAACTGCTGGCCGAGAGCGAGCGTTTTTCCAACCAATCGCACCTGATCCTGGCCGATGCCGACCTGGAGCGCATGTCACGCGAGCGGATGCGGCAGAACAGCTTCGGCACGTCGGTGCAGAAGCACCGCCAGCAGCTCTCGGGCTGGCGCACCGTGGTGTTCGACCTGCCCCTGCCCGCCACGGTGCCCGGCGGCCTGATGCGGCGGCTGGAGCGCTTTCCCTATGTGCCTTCGGATGCCGCCAGCCGCGACGAGCGCTGCCACGAAACCTTCAATATTCAAGTGCAGTCGCTCGTGCAGCGCCTGGAAGCGAGCAAGATCCAGAAGGTGGTGATCGGCGTCTCCGGCGGGCTCGACTCCACCCACACCCTGCTGGTGCTGGCGCAGACCATGGACCGTCTGGGCCTGCCGCGCAGCAACATCCTCGGCTTCACCATGCCGGGCTTCGCGACCAGCGAACGTACGTTGCAGCAGGCGCACCAGCTGATGGCCGCCATCGGCTGCACCGCGCGCGAGATCGACATCCGCCCGAGTTGCATCCAGATGCTGGCGGACCTGGGGCATCCCTTCCACGACGGCAAGCCGGTCTACGACATCACGTTCGAGAACGTGCAGGCGGGTGAGCGCACCAGCCATCTGTTCCGCTTGGCCAACTTCCACAACGCGATCGTGGCGGGCACCGGCGACCTGAGCGAGCTGGCGCTGGGCTGGTGCACCTACGGGGTGGGCGACCATATGTCGCACTACAACGTGAATGCGTCGGTGCCCAAGACGCTGATCAAGCACCTGGTGCGGTGGGTGGCCGACACCGGGCTCCTGGGCGGCGATGGCAGCACCGTGCTGCGCAACATTCTCTCGACCGAGATCAGTCCGGAACTGATTCCGCATGAGGCGGCGGGTGGGGGTGCGCAGCCGGGGCAGCGGACCGAGGACACGATCGGGCCTTACGAGTTGCAGGACTTTCACCTGTACTACACGGTGCGGTATGGGTTTCGGCCTGGCAAGGTGGCTTATCTGGCTTATTCGGCTTGGCACGACCGGGAGATCGGCGGGTGGCCTGAGGATTTGCTGGATCCGCACCACGAGTACTCGCTGGCGGAGATTCGGAAGCACCTGCGAACCTTTGTCTGGCGGTTTTTTCAGATCAGTCAGTTCAAGAGGTCTTGCGTGCCTAATGCGCCGAAGATCGGGTCGGGGGGGTCGTTGTCGCCACGCGGCGATTGGCGGGCGCCTAGTGATTCGGAATCTGCTGTCTGGATGGCGGATCTGGAAAATATTCCGATGGAATAG
- a CDS encoding zinc-binding alcohol dehydrogenase family protein produces MKAIGFAQPLPIDQPGALQDIELPAPQPGPRDLLVRVQAVSVNPVDTKVRRNAKPAPGQFRVLGWDAVGTVEATGAQVRNFQPGDRVYYAGSILRPGTNSELHAVDERIVALAPKSLSDTQAAALPLTSITAYELLFDRLGVAHGGGAGQTLLVVGGAGGVGSILIQLARQLTQLRIVATASRAETRQWCLDLGAHLVVDHRFPLAAALREEGIASVDMVASLTQTEQHYEQLIEALMPQGKLAVIDDMPVLNAMPLKSKCISLHWEIMFARSSYETPDMHRQGELLAEVAQLVDAGRVRTTLGEQFGRIDAANLTRAHAFIESGKAQGKVVLEGF; encoded by the coding sequence ATGAAAGCCATTGGCTTTGCCCAGCCCCTTCCCATCGACCAGCCCGGCGCCCTGCAGGACATCGAGCTGCCCGCCCCGCAACCCGGCCCGCGCGACCTGCTGGTGCGGGTGCAGGCGGTGTCGGTCAACCCGGTCGACACCAAGGTGCGCCGCAACGCCAAACCCGCACCCGGCCAATTCCGCGTGCTGGGCTGGGACGCCGTCGGCACGGTGGAAGCGACAGGCGCGCAGGTGCGCAACTTCCAGCCGGGCGACCGCGTCTACTACGCCGGCTCCATCCTGCGTCCCGGCACCAACAGCGAATTGCATGCGGTCGACGAACGCATCGTGGCGCTGGCGCCGAAGTCGCTTTCCGACACCCAGGCTGCCGCGCTGCCGCTGACCTCGATCACCGCCTACGAACTGCTGTTCGACCGCCTCGGCGTGGCGCACGGGGGCGGTGCCGGGCAGACGCTGCTGGTGGTGGGCGGCGCGGGCGGCGTCGGCTCCATCCTGATCCAGCTGGCGCGCCAGCTGACGCAGCTGCGTATCGTGGCTACCGCCTCGCGAGCCGAAACGCGCCAGTGGTGCCTGGACCTTGGCGCGCACCTGGTGGTGGACCACCGCTTCCCGCTGGCCGCTGCCCTGCGCGAAGAAGGCATCGCCTCGGTCGACATGGTCGCCAGCCTGACGCAGACCGAGCAGCACTACGAGCAGCTGATCGAAGCGCTGATGCCGCAAGGCAAGCTCGCCGTCATCGACGACATGCCGGTGCTCAATGCGATGCCGCTCAAGAGCAAGTGCATCTCGCTGCACTGGGAGATCATGTTCGCCCGCTCCAGCTACGAGACCCCCGACATGCACCGCCAGGGCGAGCTGCTGGCCGAGGTGGCGCAGCTGGTCGATGCCGGCCGGGTGCGTACCACGCTGGGCGAGCAATTCGGCAGGATCGACGCGGCCAACCTGACCCGCGCGCATGCCTTCATCGAAAGCGGCAAGGCCCAGGGCAAGGTGGTGCTCGAAGGCTTCTGA
- a CDS encoding cation diffusion facilitator family transporter encodes MQTVRPAPAPDPLVPDDADAALRTAAGSRSTWVSVAVNVALSALQFTIGIFSGSQGLIADALHSLTDLVSDAIVLVAGPLARREADADHPYGHHRFETAATLALGVLMLVVGLGMAATAVVRLETPEAIPQVHGVALVVAVVALIAKEGLFRYMLAVARRLRSTLLVANAWHARSDAASSLVVGIGIVGNLCGYPLLDPVAALIVGGMVARMGWTFGWDALQDLMDRGADEDAVAAIGLTLAQTPGVRGVHDLRTRRMGDLLAVDVHLEVDGGLTVEAAHAITVEARQRVMAGHEVLSVMTHLDPV; translated from the coding sequence ATGCAGACCGTCCGTCCCGCTCCAGCGCCCGATCCCCTCGTCCCGGACGATGCCGATGCCGCCCTGCGCACGGCAGCCGGCAGCCGCAGCACCTGGGTCAGCGTGGCGGTCAACGTCGCGCTGTCGGCGCTGCAGTTCACGATCGGCATCTTCTCGGGCTCGCAGGGCCTGATCGCCGACGCGCTGCATTCGCTCACCGACCTGGTCAGCGACGCGATCGTGCTGGTGGCCGGGCCGCTCGCCCGCCGCGAGGCCGATGCCGACCACCCCTACGGCCACCACCGCTTCGAAACTGCCGCCACGCTGGCGCTGGGTGTGCTGATGCTGGTCGTGGGCCTGGGCATGGCGGCCACCGCCGTGGTGCGGCTGGAAACGCCCGAGGCGATACCGCAGGTGCACGGCGTGGCGCTGGTGGTGGCGGTGGTGGCGCTGATCGCCAAGGAGGGCTTGTTCCGCTACATGCTGGCCGTGGCGCGGCGGCTGCGTTCGACCCTGCTGGTGGCCAATGCGTGGCATGCACGATCGGACGCGGCGTCTTCGCTGGTGGTGGGCATCGGCATCGTCGGCAACCTGTGCGGCTACCCGCTGCTCGATCCGGTGGCCGCGCTGATCGTGGGCGGCATGGTGGCGCGCATGGGCTGGACCTTCGGCTGGGACGCGCTGCAGGACCTGATGGATCGCGGCGCGGACGAAGACGCCGTCGCGGCCATTGGCCTCACCCTGGCACAGACGCCTGGCGTACGCGGCGTGCACGACCTGCGCACCCGCCGCATGGGCGACCTGCTGGCGGTGGACGTGCACCTGGAGGTGGACGGCGGGCTGACCGTGGAGGCAGCCCATGCGATCACGGTCGAGGCCCGGCAGCGGGTGATGGCCGGCCACGAGGTGCTGAGCGTGATGACGCACCTCGACCCGGTCTGA
- a CDS encoding efflux transporter outer membrane subunit, with the protein MSSITRQLITIVAAAGLAGCTSGPDYRGAPDAAPQASAAGAFHRADAASEPAAPPPARWWEALDDSILTRLIEQAFATSPSLQAAEARIRQSRATLAQRRAGALPGATATGAAIKASIPPGSPLSALGGSSSSSGSAEGGQASEGRRTIDFYTAGFDAMWEIDIFGGVRRGIEGAAAQSDAAVAQYQDAQVQLAAEVGQAYVSLRGLQRQLELGRANTALQRRMLALVEMRRQGGTADDLDVERARAQLTGTQADVVPLPGRITETLDQLALLTGQEPGALDADLRQPAALPKLPAAVAVGDPASLLRRRPDVRAAERTLAAGNAAIGQAIARRFPRVTLFGNIGFSSSSASDLFHHDSLAVIGGPILQWNFLDFGGNRARVRQSQAAYDEAEARYRQAVLAALQDAEQGVSRYRSQRETLEQLALSRDTATRSAAIAQTRYRGGTASLLDALDAERQRLQAEDGLTRGATALVTQYVSLQKSLGLGWSEPPDAPVAAR; encoded by the coding sequence ATGAGCAGCATCACCCGTCAACTCATCACCATCGTGGCCGCCGCCGGTCTGGCGGGGTGCACGTCAGGCCCCGATTACCGGGGTGCGCCCGACGCCGCGCCGCAGGCCTCGGCCGCCGGAGCCTTCCACCGTGCGGACGCGGCATCGGAGCCCGCGGCGCCGCCGCCGGCGCGCTGGTGGGAAGCGCTGGACGATTCGATCCTCACCCGCCTGATCGAGCAGGCCTTCGCCACCAGCCCGAGCCTGCAGGCGGCCGAAGCACGTATCCGGCAGTCGCGGGCCACGCTGGCCCAACGCCGCGCCGGCGCGCTGCCGGGCGCCACCGCCACCGGCGCGGCGATCAAGGCCTCGATACCGCCGGGCAGCCCGTTGTCGGCGCTGGGTGGATCGTCGTCTTCGTCCGGCTCGGCAGAAGGCGGGCAGGCATCTGAAGGCCGGCGCACCATCGATTTCTATACCGCCGGTTTCGACGCCATGTGGGAGATCGATATCTTCGGCGGCGTGCGGCGCGGCATCGAGGGCGCGGCAGCGCAGTCCGATGCCGCCGTGGCCCAGTACCAGGATGCCCAGGTGCAGCTCGCCGCCGAGGTCGGCCAGGCCTATGTCAGCCTGCGCGGGCTGCAGCGCCAGCTGGAACTGGGCCGCGCCAACACCGCGCTCCAGCGCCGCATGCTCGCGCTGGTCGAAATGCGCCGGCAGGGCGGCACCGCCGACGACCTGGACGTCGAGCGTGCGCGCGCCCAGCTCACCGGCACCCAGGCCGACGTGGTGCCGCTACCTGGCCGGATCACCGAAACCCTGGACCAGCTGGCGCTGCTCACCGGCCAGGAGCCCGGTGCCCTCGATGCCGACCTGCGCCAGCCGGCGGCTTTGCCGAAGCTGCCGGCGGCGGTGGCCGTGGGCGATCCGGCATCGCTGCTGCGGCGGCGGCCCGACGTGCGCGCGGCCGAACGGACGCTGGCCGCCGGCAATGCGGCCATCGGCCAGGCGATCGCCCGGCGCTTTCCCCGCGTCACGCTGTTCGGCAACATCGGCTTTTCGTCGAGCAGCGCGTCCGACCTGTTTCACCACGACAGCCTGGCGGTGATCGGCGGGCCGATCCTGCAATGGAACTTCCTGGACTTCGGCGGCAACCGTGCCCGGGTCCGCCAGTCGCAGGCCGCCTACGACGAGGCCGAGGCGCGCTATCGGCAGGCGGTGCTCGCGGCGCTGCAGGATGCGGAGCAGGGCGTCTCACGCTACCGGAGCCAGCGCGAGACGCTGGAGCAACTGGCCCTGTCGCGCGACACCGCCACCCGGTCGGCTGCCATCGCGCAGACGCGCTATCGGGGCGGCACCGCCAGCCTGCTCGACGCGCTCGACGCCGAACGCCAGCGGCTGCAGGCCGAGGACGGCCTGACCCGTGGCGCTACGGCGCTGGTCACGCAATACGTGTCCCTGCAAAAGAGCCTGGGCCTGGGCTGGTCCGAGCCGCCCGACGCGCCGGTCGCCGCCCGCTGA
- a CDS encoding DHA2 family efflux MFS transporter permease subunit: MSAASAGAGGARQPGQAQRSGRAERADSGAWLAVAAGTIGSFMALLDVSIVNASLPTIQGEIGATGTEGTWISTAYLVSEIVMIALAGWFQRLLGLRRFLLAATILFIAFSMVCGVSTSLAQMVIGRVGQGFTGGAMIPTAMTIVSTRLPPRQQPVGVALFGITAVLGPVIGPLLGGWLTENISWHYAFFLNLPVSIVLIALLAIGLPAQKGRPELLANADWWGIFGLAVGLGCLTVVLEEGQRERWFESELILQLTACSVVGFIALAIGQFTAASKKREPVVYLRILRQRTFGMVFLISLVVGGALYGLLYLIPQYLANVAGYNSLQAGYVVLLSGIPAVCMMPLFPLLARTVDIRALIALGLLCFAGSCYLNAFLTPDVVGENFVWPQILRGFGQYFCMLFLNQAATSSVGKEYAEDAAGLFNGARNLGGSFGLALVSTLQERRTTLHLQQVGESITANSPRGQDYLGGLASQLGFGDAATGLQRAIGAFGREVERQATVMAYSDLFWIFGVILLCTIPLVLFLKPLPQGQKAGPAT; encoded by the coding sequence ATGAGTGCGGCCAGCGCCGGCGCCGGCGGTGCACGGCAGCCTGGGCAAGCGCAGCGCTCCGGCCGCGCCGAGCGCGCCGATTCCGGTGCCTGGCTCGCGGTGGCCGCCGGCACCATCGGCTCCTTCATGGCATTGCTCGACGTGTCGATCGTGAATGCCTCGCTGCCCACCATCCAGGGAGAGATCGGCGCCACCGGCACCGAGGGCACCTGGATCTCCACCGCCTATCTGGTGTCGGAGATCGTCATGATCGCGCTGGCCGGCTGGTTCCAGCGGCTGCTGGGCCTGCGCCGTTTCCTGCTCGCCGCGACCATTCTGTTCATCGCCTTTTCGATGGTCTGCGGCGTGTCGACCTCGCTGGCGCAGATGGTGATCGGCCGGGTGGGGCAGGGCTTTACCGGCGGCGCGATGATTCCCACGGCCATGACCATCGTCAGCACCCGGCTGCCGCCGCGCCAGCAGCCGGTGGGCGTGGCGCTGTTCGGCATCACCGCGGTGCTCGGGCCGGTGATCGGGCCGCTGCTGGGCGGCTGGCTGACCGAGAACATCAGCTGGCACTACGCCTTCTTTCTGAACCTGCCGGTGAGCATCGTGCTGATCGCGTTATTGGCCATCGGCCTGCCGGCGCAGAAGGGCCGGCCCGAGCTGCTGGCCAATGCCGACTGGTGGGGCATCTTCGGGCTCGCCGTGGGTCTGGGTTGCCTCACGGTGGTGCTGGAGGAGGGCCAGCGCGAGCGCTGGTTCGAGTCCGAGCTCATCCTCCAGCTGACCGCCTGCTCGGTGGTCGGCTTCATCGCGCTGGCGATCGGGCAGTTCACGGCGGCATCGAAAAAGCGCGAGCCGGTGGTCTACCTGCGCATCCTGCGCCAGCGCACCTTCGGCATGGTCTTTCTCATCAGCCTGGTGGTCGGCGGCGCGCTCTACGGGCTGCTCTACCTGATCCCGCAATACCTCGCCAACGTGGCCGGCTACAACTCGCTGCAAGCGGGCTACGTGGTGCTGCTCAGCGGCATTCCGGCGGTCTGCATGATGCCGCTGTTCCCGCTGCTGGCGCGCACCGTGGACATCCGCGCGCTGATCGCGCTCGGCCTGCTGTGCTTTGCCGGCAGCTGCTACCTCAACGCCTTCCTCACGCCCGACGTGGTCGGCGAGAACTTCGTCTGGCCACAGATCCTGCGCGGCTTCGGCCAGTACTTCTGCATGCTGTTCCTGAACCAGGCGGCGACGAGCTCGGTCGGCAAGGAGTACGCCGAAGACGCCGCCGGGCTCTTCAACGGCGCGCGCAACCTGGGCGGCTCCTTCGGCCTGGCGCTGGTGTCGACGCTGCAGGAGCGCCGCACCACACTGCACCTGCAGCAGGTGGGCGAATCGATCACCGCCAACTCGCCGCGCGGCCAGGACTATCTCGGCGGCCTGGCATCGCAGCTGGGCTTCGGCGACGCGGCCACCGGCCTGCAGCGCGCCATCGGCGCGTTCGGCCGCGAGGTCGAACGCCAGGCCACGGTCATGGCGTATTCGGACCTGTTCTGGATCTTCGGCGTGATCCTGCTGTGCACCATTCCGCTGGTGCTGTTTCTCAAGCCGCTGCCGCAGGGGCAGAAGGCCGGACCGGCTACCTGA
- a CDS encoding DUF3892 domain-containing protein translates to MNELEVNCVQRVRPDADHHEITHLGHLGFGCMVPVELAVVQVMSRVNRFYTVDPQTQTRIFIEVRREAGHCPYLQAQFHGEWTQHLLALPECRPSFRIIRAGVTSETRYPKRFRSRT, encoded by the coding sequence ATGAACGAATTAGAAGTGAACTGCGTCCAGCGTGTACGACCGGATGCCGACCACCATGAGATCACCCATCTGGGCCACCTGGGCTTCGGATGCATGGTGCCGGTGGAGTTGGCGGTGGTCCAGGTCATGAGCCGGGTCAACCGCTTCTATACCGTCGACCCGCAGACGCAGACCCGCATCTTCATCGAAGTCCGCCGCGAGGCCGGCCACTGCCCCTATCTGCAGGCGCAGTTCCACGGCGAGTGGACCCAGCACCTGTTGGCGCTGCCGGAATGCCGGCCGAGCTTTCGCATCATCCGGGCGGGGGTGACCAGCGAGACGCGGTATCCGAAGCGGTTTCGGTCGCGGACCTGA
- a CDS encoding LysR family transcriptional regulator: MQFENLSDLRLISHAARTGSLSAAGRLLGMSPAAASAALKRLERQTGVRLFERSTRALRPTAECIGLIGYADRALDLLAEAGSQLTVGQGALLGRVRLAGPSDLTRSVLLPWLDEFLAAHPGVVLSLSVSDRLLDVVRDEVDVALRLGELADSRLVARRLAVGDRVTCASPAYLARRGTPRTPQDLLQHNCLTYHVARGPHDRWRYAPVDGGGAWQEVRVRGDRMADDAAIVHQWALGGAGVLCKSRLDVAQDIASGALVALLPGWKCEDYPLNAVLPSGRFVPARVRALVDFLATKFADASA; encoded by the coding sequence ATGCAGTTTGAAAATCTCTCGGACCTTCGATTGATCAGCCATGCGGCCCGCACCGGATCGCTCAGCGCCGCCGGGCGCCTGCTCGGCATGAGCCCGGCGGCGGCCAGCGCGGCGCTCAAGCGGCTGGAGCGGCAGACCGGCGTGCGCCTTTTCGAGCGCAGCACCCGGGCCCTGCGGCCGACGGCCGAATGTATCGGCCTGATTGGCTACGCCGACCGGGCACTCGACCTGCTGGCCGAGGCCGGCTCGCAGCTGACGGTGGGGCAGGGCGCGCTGCTCGGCAGGGTGCGGCTGGCCGGGCCCTCCGACCTCACCCGCAGCGTGCTGCTACCCTGGCTGGACGAGTTCCTGGCCGCGCATCCCGGTGTGGTGCTGTCGCTGTCGGTCAGCGACCGCCTGCTCGACGTGGTGCGCGACGAGGTCGACGTGGCCCTGCGCCTGGGCGAGCTGGCCGACTCCCGGCTGGTGGCGCGGCGCCTGGCGGTCGGCGATCGCGTCACCTGCGCATCGCCCGCCTACCTGGCGCGCCGGGGCACGCCGCGCACGCCGCAGGACCTGCTGCAGCACAACTGCCTCACCTACCACGTGGCGCGCGGCCCGCACGATCGGTGGCGATATGCGCCGGTGGACGGCGGCGGCGCCTGGCAGGAAGTGCGGGTGCGCGGCGACCGCATGGCCGACGACGCGGCCATCGTCCACCAGTGGGCGCTGGGCGGTGCCGGCGTGCTGTGCAAGTCGCGCCTGGACGTGGCCCAGGACATCGCCAGCGGCGCGCTGGTGGCCCTGCTGCCGGGATGGAAGTGCGAGGACTATCCGCTCAACGCCGTGCTGCCGAGCGGGCGCTTCGTGCCGGCGCGGGTGCGGGCGCTGGTCGATTTTCTTGCCACGAAGTTCGCCGATGCGAGCGCCTGA